From the Brevibacillus choshinensis genome, one window contains:
- a CDS encoding N-acyl-D-amino-acid deacylase family protein — translation MFDVLIRNGMVCDGTGNPWTKLDIGIRNGKIAVMADLSQSTGQVEIDATDLVVSPGFIDPHVHSDLLCIKPDVHKIKVLQGVTTELFGQDGISVAPVSEETKPLWQQQLKGLNGDVGEWSWNSIDEYLQFLEGNQLAGNATYLVPHGNVRTLVLGFEGREATSEEIERMAGLVELGMQQGAFGVSTGIQYPPCVFANKAELVAICKAAAKYDGCFVVHIRNESNLSLEALAEVIDVARQSGVRLNVSHFKVCGSINRDKLAPALALLDAGRAEGIEITFDQYPYTAASTVFSAILPPWMHDGGTAVMLERLKDAESREKVKHEMLNNSEYDNTVRNNGWKNIVIASVASEQNRDLEGKSVAEIGEMRGIDPSDAALDLLLEENAAVTMVIHWGVDADVMQVMRHPLQMVGSDGVFGGKPHPRLYGSFPRVLGRYSREKEAFPIWEAVRKMTSAPAQLLRLQKRGLLCEGYWADIAIFDPKMVLDRATYEEPAQLPLGIHHVLVNGQIAVRDGHYTGVTAGQVIRRANKQHVLSR, via the coding sequence ATGTTTGACGTTCTCATTCGGAACGGAATGGTTTGCGATGGAACAGGAAACCCGTGGACCAAGCTGGATATTGGGATTCGGAACGGAAAAATTGCAGTAATGGCAGATTTGAGTCAGTCCACAGGACAAGTCGAAATCGACGCGACGGATCTGGTTGTTTCCCCGGGATTTATCGATCCGCACGTTCATTCCGATCTGTTGTGCATCAAGCCGGACGTCCATAAAATCAAGGTTTTGCAAGGCGTTACGACAGAGTTGTTTGGGCAGGACGGCATTTCCGTTGCGCCTGTTTCCGAGGAGACCAAGCCGCTGTGGCAGCAGCAATTAAAGGGGTTGAATGGCGATGTTGGCGAATGGTCGTGGAACTCGATTGACGAGTACCTGCAGTTTTTGGAAGGAAACCAACTGGCGGGGAATGCGACCTATTTGGTGCCGCATGGGAACGTACGAACGCTTGTCTTGGGGTTTGAAGGGCGCGAAGCAACGAGCGAAGAAATCGAAAGGATGGCAGGACTCGTTGAGCTGGGGATGCAACAGGGAGCGTTCGGTGTTTCTACTGGGATACAGTATCCACCATGTGTGTTTGCCAATAAAGCCGAGCTGGTAGCGATTTGCAAAGCTGCGGCTAAATACGATGGCTGCTTTGTAGTCCACATTCGAAATGAAAGCAATCTTTCCTTAGAAGCACTCGCTGAGGTGATTGACGTCGCTCGCCAGTCAGGTGTACGACTGAATGTCTCCCATTTCAAAGTATGCGGCAGCATTAATCGCGATAAGCTTGCACCCGCACTGGCGCTGTTGGATGCAGGTCGTGCGGAAGGGATAGAAATTACGTTTGACCAGTATCCGTACACAGCGGCGTCAACCGTGTTCTCGGCGATTTTGCCACCGTGGATGCATGACGGCGGAACGGCAGTAATGCTGGAACGCCTCAAGGATGCAGAATCACGCGAAAAAGTGAAGCATGAAATGCTCAACAACAGCGAATACGATAACACGGTCAGAAACAACGGCTGGAAAAACATTGTTATCGCCTCAGTTGCATCTGAACAAAACCGTGATCTGGAAGGAAAGAGTGTAGCGGAAATCGGCGAGATGAGGGGAATCGACCCGTCTGATGCAGCACTTGATCTGTTGCTGGAAGAGAATGCAGCGGTGACGATGGTGATTCATTGGGGCGTTGACGCTGATGTCATGCAGGTGATGAGGCATCCGTTGCAAATGGTCGGATCGGATGGGGTGTTTGGCGGAAAACCGCATCCCCGTTTATATGGATCGTTTCCACGCGTTTTGGGGCGTTACTCCCGTGAAAAAGAAGCGTTCCCGATTTGGGAGGCCGTTCGCAAAATGACCAGCGCGCCTGCCCAATTGCTCCGCTTGCAAAAACGCGGTTTACTCTGTGAGGGCTATTGGGCTGACATCGCTATATTTGATCCAAAGATGGTACTGGATCGGGCAACCTATGAGGAGCCTGCCCAACTGCCGTTAGGAATTCACCATGTTCTGGTCAACGGACAAATCGCGGTGAGGGACGGTCACTATACAGGCGTTACAGCCGGACAAGTGATTCGTCGGGCAAACAAGCAACACGTTTTATCACGGTAA
- a CDS encoding helix-turn-helix domain-containing protein produces the protein MEIKVAFIGPHDLVEDVLQVARSFPNLSLIPFGYKNVKETAELARKSSEEADVLLFAGPMPYQIAREHVEAQKPMIFLPHNGTSLYRAFFQWLRDKKCADERLRFSIDILRKEEVMERLDELEICFEKMHVMDYHTDLETEEIMQFHYGLWQNGEIDAIFTCVNAVHKQLIERGLPCYRIVPSKMLIHDCLSQALLEGKSVQLKDTQLAIVIISLDSLSHNRNTSEYDNQRKKLAVQQILIDYGEEIQALMNWSERDEITFVTTRGVIERTTHNYSHYPLLDQVVNQLNLTASIGIGLGRTANEAESKAREALAKAKASGGRSCFIVIHDGNVVGLSGKEVQFEYSVRSDDPERLHLARQTGLSVGTINKLISYCHNYGSSKVTAAELANAFGITIRSARRILSKLEQCQIAVVVGEEQPVSRGRPRQLFDLLLSAAH, from the coding sequence ATGGAAATTAAAGTAGCCTTTATCGGCCCACATGATTTGGTCGAGGATGTCCTCCAAGTTGCCCGATCCTTTCCGAATTTATCTTTAATCCCGTTTGGTTACAAAAATGTAAAAGAAACAGCGGAGCTTGCCCGTAAAAGCAGTGAAGAAGCGGATGTCTTGTTATTTGCTGGCCCGATGCCGTATCAGATTGCTCGGGAGCATGTAGAAGCACAGAAACCGATGATCTTTCTCCCACACAACGGAACCAGCCTGTACCGCGCGTTTTTTCAGTGGTTGCGCGATAAAAAATGTGCAGATGAGCGGTTGCGGTTTAGCATCGACATTTTACGCAAAGAGGAGGTCATGGAGCGGTTGGATGAATTGGAAATCTGTTTCGAGAAGATGCATGTGATGGATTATCACACTGATCTGGAAACGGAAGAGATCATGCAGTTCCATTACGGGTTGTGGCAAAATGGCGAGATTGATGCCATTTTCACCTGCGTGAATGCCGTACATAAACAATTAATTGAAAGAGGATTGCCTTGCTATCGGATCGTTCCATCCAAAATGCTGATCCATGATTGCTTGTCTCAAGCACTTCTGGAAGGAAAAAGCGTTCAGCTCAAAGATACGCAATTGGCCATCGTGATCATCAGCCTGGATAGCTTATCGCACAACCGGAATACATCCGAATACGATAATCAGCGCAAAAAATTGGCAGTCCAACAAATCCTGATTGACTACGGTGAAGAAATTCAAGCGCTCATGAATTGGTCAGAGCGGGATGAGATCACCTTTGTTACCACTCGTGGCGTTATTGAAAGGACGACCCATAACTACAGCCATTACCCGTTATTGGACCAGGTGGTCAATCAGCTTAATTTGACGGCCAGCATCGGCATCGGTCTTGGCCGTACGGCAAACGAGGCGGAAAGCAAGGCACGGGAAGCGCTGGCAAAAGCGAAAGCGAGCGGGGGACGGAGCTGTTTTATCGTGATTCATGACGGTAACGTAGTGGGTCTGTCCGGAAAAGAAGTCCAGTTTGAATATTCGGTCCGCAGCGACGATCCCGAGCGATTGCACCTTGCCCGACAGACGGGCTTGAGCGTAGGCACCATCAACAAGTTGATCTCGTATTGCCATAACTACGGCAGCTCCAAGGTGACGGCGGCAGAGTTGGCAAACGCATTTGGCATCACGATCCGTAGCGCGAGGCGTATCCTCAGCAAATTGGAGCAATGTCAAATCGCGGTGGTCGTCGGTGAAGAGCAGCCTGTGAGCAGAGGAAGGCCACGGCAATTGTTTGATCTCTTGCTCAGTGCTGCGCATTAA
- a CDS encoding ATP-binding protein, whose product MIQILLLNTLIILVSTFFYQFFWLDKRRTPATNHLLISFLASVTLVLCLTFPFRSQSGYIYDLRIIPLLISFFYGGYRSFLVVSAVYLAYRFYLGGVGFYSSTFIFILMLPITVNIALSYKKRTRKQKMMSGMALVFIWYLFVMAIKLYRDMIIVGSSELTISFWASIILINVITMWMTIYWIEGMIEKHKMAIEVQRGEKMSAMNQLAAALAHEVRNPLTAVHGFIQLLLKDEIPEERRNEYLQIMLHECNQVQAVITEYLSWAKPQMEETCQFDIGQLIDQSIHITTPYAQSNNVEIRSTIEPSLSFTSNPCKIKQCLINMMKNGIEAMKIGGLLQVNARKMDDYLVIEIIDTGVGMTQAELNRLGMPFYSTKEKGTGLGTMISYRIIEGVNGKINVKSEKGKGTCFTIFLPADSSSTRLTS is encoded by the coding sequence ATGATTCAGATCCTGTTATTAAACACGCTAATCATTCTAGTTTCTACCTTCTTCTATCAATTTTTTTGGTTGGATAAAAGAAGAACACCTGCAACCAACCACCTATTGATCTCCTTCCTTGCTTCAGTGACGCTTGTCCTTTGCCTGACTTTTCCCTTCCGTTCACAGTCAGGCTACATTTACGACCTGCGCATCATTCCACTACTTATCAGTTTTTTCTACGGCGGATATCGAAGTTTCCTCGTTGTCTCCGCAGTCTATCTGGCCTACCGCTTTTATTTAGGAGGAGTCGGATTTTACTCGTCAACCTTCATATTTATCCTGATGCTTCCGATCACCGTTAACATCGCTTTATCCTACAAGAAACGTACGAGAAAGCAGAAAATGATGAGTGGAATGGCACTTGTCTTTATTTGGTACCTCTTTGTTATGGCTATAAAGCTGTATCGGGATATGATAATTGTTGGATCTAGCGAATTGACTATTTCGTTTTGGGCCTCTATTATTTTGATCAACGTAATAACCATGTGGATGACAATTTATTGGATTGAGGGAATGATTGAGAAGCATAAAATGGCGATTGAAGTGCAAAGAGGGGAAAAGATGAGCGCTATGAACCAGCTTGCCGCCGCATTAGCACATGAAGTCCGCAATCCGCTCACTGCGGTCCACGGTTTTATCCAGTTGCTTTTAAAAGATGAGATTCCGGAAGAACGAAGGAACGAATATTTGCAGATCATGCTGCATGAATGCAATCAAGTTCAAGCTGTGATTACCGAGTATTTGTCATGGGCAAAGCCGCAAATGGAAGAGACTTGTCAATTTGACATAGGACAACTGATCGATCAAAGCATACATATCACCACTCCGTACGCCCAGTCTAACAACGTGGAAATTCGCAGCACCATTGAGCCTTCCCTATCCTTCACAAGCAATCCATGTAAAATAAAACAATGCTTGATAAATATGATGAAGAACGGGATTGAGGCAATGAAGATCGGCGGGCTGCTACAAGTAAACGCCAGAAAAATGGATGACTATTTGGTAATCGAGATCATTGACACGGGTGTCGGCATGACGCAAGCAGAACTTAACCGACTAGGAATGCCGTTTTACTCCACCAAGGAGAAAGGAACAGGACTCGGCACCATGATTAGTTATCGAATTATCGAGGGGGTCAACGGTAAAATAAATGTAAAGAGTGAAAAAGGAAAAGGCACGTGTTTTACGATTTTTTTGCCTGCTGACTCATCCAGCACCCGTCTTACGTCCTGA
- a CDS encoding M24 family metallopeptidase, producing MLLSISKSEIMQRQAVFQTRLQQSKLDGAVLFRVADIFYLTGFHFLPTERPIAFLVDPGQQTHLFVPELEREHAESTAYVDHVHSYPEYPSLRHPMEYLKDLLQETHFEGKRLGLDTDGYGSSMGYCGPAFSSLIHLQEKGSLEGWVEEMRFVKSVAEIELIRESCRWANLAHQLLQDYSAVGMREIEVSARATMEATLIMADALGPSYKPHGTPANAFFRGQVGPMSAYPHSFTQNIVMKKGNNLVTAALADVWGYKSELERTMFVEEVSPEQEHFFHLMKQAQEVAFGAIKPHIPASKVDDEVQRFIQENNLREYCPHHSGHAIGLLGHEAPFFDLGDHTILKPGMVFSVEPGIFVKGLGGFRHSDTVVVTETGMEFLTFYPRDLESLICS from the coding sequence ATGCTGTTATCCATATCCAAATCGGAAATTATGCAAAGACAAGCTGTTTTTCAGACAAGATTGCAGCAGTCTAAGCTAGATGGCGCGGTATTATTTCGTGTGGCAGATATCTTCTATTTGACGGGATTCCATTTTCTCCCAACGGAACGTCCAATTGCGTTTCTAGTTGACCCTGGCCAACAAACCCATTTGTTTGTACCTGAATTGGAACGTGAACATGCGGAGAGCACTGCATATGTAGATCACGTCCACAGCTATCCCGAATATCCATCTCTTCGTCATCCGATGGAGTACTTGAAGGACTTGTTGCAGGAAACCCATTTTGAGGGAAAGCGGCTTGGATTGGATACGGACGGATATGGTTCATCGATGGGCTATTGTGGACCGGCGTTTTCTTCCCTGATCCACCTCCAGGAGAAAGGCTCTCTTGAAGGCTGGGTAGAGGAGATGCGATTCGTGAAATCTGTAGCAGAGATCGAATTAATTCGGGAATCTTGCCGTTGGGCAAACCTCGCGCATCAATTGCTGCAAGATTACTCTGCAGTCGGTATGAGGGAAATTGAGGTTTCCGCTCGGGCGACTATGGAGGCGACTTTGATTATGGCGGATGCACTAGGACCTTCTTACAAGCCGCACGGAACGCCAGCCAATGCCTTTTTTCGTGGCCAGGTAGGTCCCATGTCAGCGTACCCCCATTCCTTTACCCAAAACATCGTTATGAAGAAGGGGAACAACTTGGTAACAGCGGCATTGGCTGATGTCTGGGGCTACAAAAGCGAACTAGAGCGAACTATGTTTGTGGAAGAAGTGAGTCCTGAACAAGAACATTTTTTTCATCTGATGAAGCAAGCACAGGAGGTTGCTTTCGGTGCGATCAAGCCCCATATTCCGGCATCAAAAGTAGATGATGAAGTGCAGCGTTTCATCCAAGAGAACAATCTGCGTGAGTACTGCCCACATCATTCAGGTCATGCAATCGGTTTGTTAGGCCATGAAGCGCCATTCTTTGATTTGGGTGATCATACCATATTGAAGCCGGGAATGGTTTTTTCCGTCGAGCCGGGGATTTTTGTCAAGGGATTAGGTGGTTTCCGCCACTCTGATACGGTAGTTGTGACGGAGACCGGAATGGAATTCCTTACTTTTTATCCGAGGGATTTGGAATCGTTGATATGTAGTTAA
- a CDS encoding M24 family metallopeptidase produces MQLSISKEEIKERQRRFAEKLIEKHIDAAILFGGADIFYLTGFNFFPTERPIVFLMDTKQQSHLFLPEMEKDHAENFAYVDHVRDYYEYPSISHPMEHFRQLLLELGLANKVIGMDAPGYSSTMGYRGPKIEEVFNQASYVSIKSLVETMRMIKSSTEIELIRESCRWANLAHQYLQKYTKEGLREIEISSRATFDATLAMSKTLGSRYTPHGNPAHAFYRGQIGEDSALPHSVTSNAVIKRGDVLISQASADVWGYKSELERTMFMTEVNDKQEEYFSLMKGAQEVAFQVMKAGISCSEVERAVQRYYQDNGIEHLTLCHVGHSIGILGHEAPFLDMGDSTIMQSGMVFTVEPGIYVKGLGGFRHSDTVLVTDNGIEILTYYPRNLESLICK; encoded by the coding sequence ATGCAATTATCCATTTCCAAAGAAGAAATCAAGGAACGCCAAAGACGTTTTGCTGAGAAGTTGATAGAAAAACATATCGATGCGGCTATCCTGTTTGGTGGAGCGGATATATTTTATTTGACCGGTTTCAACTTTTTTCCAACGGAGCGACCGATCGTTTTTCTGATGGACACCAAACAGCAGAGTCATCTGTTTTTGCCTGAGATGGAGAAGGACCATGCAGAAAATTTCGCCTATGTGGATCATGTCCGTGATTATTATGAGTATCCCTCCATTTCTCATCCAATGGAGCATTTCCGTCAACTGTTGTTGGAATTGGGACTTGCCAATAAGGTAATCGGCATGGATGCACCTGGATATAGCTCGACTATGGGCTATCGCGGTCCAAAGATAGAAGAGGTGTTTAATCAAGCGAGCTATGTGTCCATAAAAAGTCTGGTAGAAACGATGAGAATGATCAAATCGTCAACGGAAATCGAATTGATCCGTGAATCTTGCCGCTGGGCCAATTTGGCTCATCAATATCTGCAGAAGTATACGAAGGAAGGTCTGAGAGAAATTGAAATCTCTAGTCGTGCCACGTTTGATGCCACACTGGCGATGAGTAAAACGCTCGGCTCAAGATATACGCCGCACGGCAACCCAGCACATGCTTTTTACCGTGGGCAAATCGGTGAAGACAGTGCTCTGCCTCACTCGGTTACCTCTAATGCGGTGATCAAACGAGGAGATGTGTTAATCAGCCAGGCTTCGGCAGACGTTTGGGGATATAAGTCTGAACTAGAACGTACCATGTTCATGACCGAAGTGAACGATAAACAAGAAGAGTACTTTTCCCTTATGAAGGGAGCGCAGGAAGTCGCATTTCAGGTAATGAAGGCGGGGATTTCCTGCTCAGAAGTGGAAAGGGCGGTTCAACGATACTACCAAGATAATGGAATCGAGCACCTCACCCTTTGTCACGTGGGGCATTCCATCGGGATTCTTGGGCATGAAGCCCCGTTTTTAGATATGGGCGATTCCACGATCATGCAGTCGGGGATGGTGTTTACTGTTGAACCAGGAATTTATGTGAAAGGACTGGGAGGCTTTCGCCATTCGGATACGGTACTCGTTACAGATAATGGCATTGAGATTCTTACCTATTATCCACGCAATCTGGAATCTCTCATTTGTAAGTAA
- a CDS encoding ABC transporter ATP-binding protein yields the protein MERLPLLEVRGLKKYYESNQGWAKPKGIVKAVDDISFALYRGETLSLVGESGCGKSTTGKTILRLYGHTAGSIHFEGQDIGQLAYEEMRQLRREMQMVFQDPFASLNPKKTVRQILLEPLRVHGIGQASERLGMVKRFLEIVGLAEYHLDKYPHEFSGGQRQRIAIARAVILKPKLIVADEPVSALDISVQSQVINLLLQLQKELNLAYLFISHDLGVVKHISDRIAVMYLGRIVELAEAEELFAAPKHPYTQSLISAIPKRHPDEKNDRIILKGDVPSPSNPPTGCAFHPRCPMVMAICEHTSPPVMQLENGHTVRCHLYVDHPKNV from the coding sequence ATGGAGAGGCTACCGTTGCTGGAGGTTAGGGGACTCAAAAAATATTACGAGAGCAATCAGGGATGGGCAAAGCCGAAAGGAATCGTCAAGGCGGTAGACGATATTTCATTCGCGTTGTATCGGGGAGAAACGCTTTCGCTGGTTGGAGAAAGCGGCTGCGGCAAATCGACAACGGGAAAAACCATCTTGCGCCTATATGGGCATACGGCAGGAAGTATTCATTTTGAAGGACAAGATATCGGTCAACTCGCGTATGAAGAGATGCGGCAGCTTCGGCGGGAAATGCAGATGGTTTTTCAGGATCCGTTTGCTTCATTGAATCCAAAGAAAACGGTGCGACAGATCTTATTGGAACCACTTCGAGTCCATGGCATCGGTCAGGCTTCTGAGCGATTGGGGATGGTGAAGCGCTTTCTAGAAATCGTGGGATTGGCGGAATATCATCTAGACAAGTATCCTCATGAATTTTCCGGTGGTCAGCGACAACGAATTGCAATTGCCCGTGCAGTCATATTGAAACCTAAACTAATTGTTGCCGACGAACCCGTTTCCGCACTGGATATCTCTGTTCAGTCCCAGGTAATAAATCTGTTGCTTCAATTGCAAAAAGAGCTCAATCTCGCCTATTTGTTTATCTCGCATGATCTGGGCGTGGTGAAACACATTTCGGACCGGATCGCAGTCATGTATCTGGGCAGAATTGTGGAGTTGGCGGAAGCGGAAGAACTGTTTGCAGCACCCAAACATCCTTACACCCAGTCGCTTATATCGGCTATTCCCAAGCGTCATCCGGACGAAAAGAATGATCGGATTATTCTGAAAGGGGATGTGCCCAGCCCCTCCAATCCACCCACCGGCTGCGCGTTTCATCCCCGTTGCCCAATGGTCATGGCGATTTGCGAGCACACATCGCCACCTGTCATGCAATTAGAGAATGGACATACTGTTCGGTGCCATCTATACGTGGATCATCCAAAAAATGTCTGA
- a CDS encoding ABC transporter ATP-binding protein — MANSNPILEISKLRIEFDTPRGVLQVVNAIDLTVREGETLGLVGESGCGKSVTSMSIMGLLPEAVATISGGSIRFRGKELTTLSDKEMRKVRGNEISIIFQEPMTSLNPVFTIAQQLVEPLRQHKRLSKRERRERIIEMLRKVGIPRAEQIVDEYPHQLSGGMRQRVMIALAMLGEPQLLIADEPTTALDVTIQAQILELMRAMKQENGMAVMLITHDLGVVAEMCDRVAVMYAGQVVEVAEVRDLFDRPKHPYTKGLLSSLPTENGRKQQLQSIKGSVPRPNELPPGCAFAPRCPNVKPVCEIKLPDMYVTENQYCRCWIYDTNVGGGAYGEATVAGG; from the coding sequence TTGGCGAATTCCAATCCGATACTGGAAATCAGCAAGCTACGAATCGAATTTGATACGCCTAGAGGTGTGTTGCAGGTAGTGAACGCTATCGACTTGACTGTGCGCGAAGGAGAGACGCTGGGACTAGTAGGGGAGTCAGGTTGCGGGAAGAGCGTCACCTCCATGTCGATCATGGGACTGCTGCCTGAAGCGGTTGCTACCATATCGGGAGGCTCCATTCGTTTTCGCGGCAAAGAATTGACAACGTTGAGCGATAAAGAAATGCGCAAGGTAAGAGGTAACGAAATCTCTATTATTTTCCAGGAGCCAATGACATCGCTTAATCCTGTGTTTACCATTGCACAGCAATTGGTGGAACCCTTACGCCAGCACAAACGGCTGAGTAAGCGGGAGCGAAGGGAGCGCATTATCGAGATGCTGCGTAAGGTTGGCATTCCGCGCGCTGAGCAAATTGTGGATGAATACCCCCATCAGCTGTCGGGCGGAATGAGGCAACGCGTCATGATTGCATTGGCTATGCTTGGTGAACCTCAACTGTTGATCGCAGATGAGCCAACTACTGCGCTGGATGTCACGATACAGGCGCAAATACTTGAACTCATGAGAGCGATGAAACAGGAAAATGGGATGGCCGTCATGTTAATAACGCATGACCTTGGCGTAGTGGCGGAAATGTGCGACAGGGTGGCAGTCATGTATGCTGGTCAAGTGGTAGAAGTAGCAGAGGTGCGAGATCTGTTCGATCGGCCCAAGCATCCGTATACGAAGGGCTTGCTTAGTTCCTTACCGACGGAAAATGGACGTAAACAGCAACTGCAATCCATCAAGGGAAGTGTTCCTCGACCGAACGAATTGCCTCCAGGGTGTGCATTCGCTCCGCGCTGCCCTAATGTCAAACCGGTATGTGAGATCAAGCTTCCAGACATGTATGTCACGGAAAACCAATATTGTCGCTGTTGGATTTATGACACGAATGTAGGAGGCGGAGCATATGGAGAGGCTACCGTTGCTGGAGGTTAG
- a CDS encoding ABC transporter permease has product MEDLQTAQPAHPIVRQRAKSELNALSFFKQLRRSYSGMTGFIIVVIMLVIGLFGTWLTPYDPNVTDFAQKLLPPLSKGHLLGTDQLGRDLFSRIIEGTKVSLLIGVCTVLFAGVIGTLVGLIAGYFRGWVDQLLMRLVDVQLSFPFILLVLVINAVIGSGLRNIIISLVIAGWVIYARVIRGEVLAIREKEFIQACVATGVPGWEIIIKHILPNLLTPIIVLSSFQIATFIIAEASVSFLGFGVQPPQPAWGNMLNEGKNYIFSSWWLITFPGVAIAITALGINLLGDWLRDYLDPKLNGR; this is encoded by the coding sequence ATGGAAGATTTGCAGACGGCACAACCGGCTCATCCAATTGTCCGCCAGAGAGCGAAGTCTGAATTGAATGCGCTTTCGTTTTTTAAACAGCTGCGAAGAAGCTATTCCGGTATGACGGGGTTCATCATTGTTGTCATTATGCTGGTAATTGGCCTATTCGGGACATGGCTTACCCCATATGATCCCAATGTAACCGACTTTGCCCAAAAGTTGCTGCCGCCACTATCAAAAGGACATCTGTTGGGAACGGATCAGCTTGGTCGAGACCTGTTTTCCAGAATCATCGAAGGAACCAAGGTGTCGCTTTTGATCGGCGTTTGTACGGTACTGTTTGCCGGAGTGATCGGTACATTAGTTGGATTGATAGCCGGTTATTTTCGCGGTTGGGTGGATCAGCTGCTGATGCGGCTGGTAGATGTACAGCTCAGCTTCCCGTTCATTCTGCTGGTGCTCGTGATTAATGCGGTAATTGGCTCCGGGTTGAGAAACATCATTATTTCTCTGGTGATTGCAGGCTGGGTCATCTATGCTCGTGTAATTCGCGGAGAAGTTCTGGCTATTCGGGAGAAGGAGTTTATTCAGGCGTGTGTGGCAACAGGTGTTCCGGGGTGGGAAATCATTATCAAGCATATCCTGCCGAATCTGCTTACCCCGATCATCGTGCTCTCCTCCTTTCAAATTGCCACTTTTATCATTGCAGAGGCATCAGTTAGTTTTTTAGGATTTGGTGTGCAACCGCCCCAACCAGCCTGGGGAAATATGCTGAATGAAGGGAAAAACTATATTTTCAGTTCCTGGTGGTTGATTACTTTTCCCGGTGTCGCGATCGCCATCACTGCACTAGGGATTAATCTGTTGGGAGATTGGCTGCGCGATTATCTTGATCCGAAACTAAATGGGAGGTAA
- a CDS encoding ABC transporter permease: protein MLGFLCKRVLQMFVVVFLALTAVFFLVRLSGDPTALFLPPDAPREQLEYYRSQLGFDRPLYVQYGEFIVNAIQGDFGKSLVAREDALGLVLERLPATFQLALFAMGVALLISIPIGILSAYRRNSLFDQLGVTLTVIGQAVPNFWLGLILIYFFGVIMQWLPTGGGGSVTHMILPTLTLAGYSIARFTRFTRSTMIDVYNEDYIRTAKASGASMLKILSWYGLKNASIPLITLVALDLGVLLGGSVITEVVFSWPGIGKLLMQSLLSRDFPVVMATIFLISVIYSVVNFLADLLYALVNPQIRYR, encoded by the coding sequence ATGCTGGGCTTTTTGTGCAAGCGGGTTCTTCAAATGTTCGTAGTTGTCTTTCTCGCATTGACGGCTGTCTTTTTTCTTGTGAGATTGTCCGGCGACCCAACCGCTTTGTTTCTGCCGCCGGACGCTCCACGTGAACAGCTTGAGTATTACCGGAGCCAATTGGGGTTTGACCGTCCGTTGTATGTCCAATACGGGGAGTTTATCGTGAATGCGATACAGGGCGATTTCGGGAAATCCCTTGTCGCTCGAGAAGATGCGCTTGGTCTGGTGTTGGAGCGACTTCCTGCCACGTTTCAGCTTGCTCTTTTCGCGATGGGTGTAGCGCTTCTGATATCAATCCCTATCGGAATCCTGTCTGCATACAGACGAAATTCACTATTTGACCAACTAGGTGTGACGTTAACAGTTATCGGGCAAGCGGTTCCTAACTTCTGGCTTGGCCTAATTCTGATTTACTTCTTTGGCGTAATCATGCAATGGCTGCCTACTGGTGGAGGAGGATCTGTCACCCACATGATTTTGCCCACTCTCACACTGGCTGGATACAGTATCGCGCGTTTTACCCGCTTTACCCGTTCCACCATGATTGACGTCTACAACGAAGATTATATCCGTACAGCCAAAGCGTCAGGAGCTTCAATGTTGAAAATCCTTTCCTGGTATGGTTTGAAAAATGCATCGATTCCGCTCATTACCCTAGTAGCTTTGGACCTTGGAGTGCTTCTGGGAGGGTCGGTCATCACCGAAGTGGTTTTCTCATGGCCGGGGATTGGGAAACTTTTGATGCAATCATTGTTGAGCCGAGACTTTCCTGTGGTAATGGCAACAATCTTCCTCATCTCGGTCATCTACTCGGTCGTTAATTTTCTTGCCGATCTGCTATATGCTCTCGTCAATCCGCAGATCCGGTATCGATAG